In Apis mellifera strain DH4 linkage group LG1, Amel_HAv3.1, whole genome shotgun sequence, the sequence CTTGTTGGCAGAAATTTAGTTTACATGTTGGTTTGATTTATTGAGTTCTGTAGGAGTGAAGATCTTCTACTGtcttattaaatgttttttttatgtcaATACTATGAATTTGATGATGGATATGATATATATCCTGATtagtttaaattgataaataatataatattaggaAGGATACTAATATATTAGGATACTCCATATCATTATTCTTAAtcctttttatacataattagaTCTTTTTTATTCACGAAGGGAGCAAAATtacttgattattttattattaattttaatagaattaataactgcaataaatattttttggtaaaaaaatatatacgtatgtatatatatatgatttaaaaattataataataaattataataattttaaataagataataataattttttattatatgaatcaatatatatttattaaaattcaattattcttataataatattaatttaaaagaaataaagaaaaaattttttaaaaattgagttTTATTAAACAGTGAagaaaatagttataaaaaaaaaagaaaaataaagaggaaaagagtaaggagatgaaaaagagaaactattaaattaatgattaaataataaaaaataaatttgattattattctaatattcttaaaataagtgttaataataataattatgaatatatataaaaaataaaatatgtattaagtaTTTGAACTTATACGATACTATtacatcatattattaaaatcatatatataaatatatttattatatttttttaaaatattttatattgttataattaaactgattttatttgaataaacaattaaaaacaataaatttataatatatacaaaataatattattataaattttttttaaatttaataataataaattaagtaattttgtaattttaaagtatagtaaattaaattagatatttaaaaattaatttaaaaatatatatttgtttcagttacatgttattttattataaaataatattattaacaaaaatatattatttttataatatacatgtaaacacgtttaaatatacatataaaataccgtattaattagaaatcaacatatattacatatacattaaatatatatatgtatattttttttcaattattgcatattttttgaataaataaagttacaaaaattatatattgctttATGTTTCGAAACATAACattgtttattttactttagattatatactatagattatatataaatatataatatcgtttataatttattttaatatcgagtaaaaataatattacattataattaattaattatatatacaatattatacatacttGTATAAAATGCAAATGTAACAAAATACGCACTAGTACTTATGTTATGTACACAATCTATGGATAAGTGAGCTAATGCGCATGGTAATCAAACCGGGAGAAGCGTGTGTATATCGTATCGGTCACGTGTGacataagaatttttctttttttaagtaagtataacattttaaatatatatcatttatatatatatctatcaaaatatatatataaatattccacattatgtgtgaaaaatttcttataaaatttcataagtaGTTATTTAGTGATTGGTAGACAGCGTTGCAAAGACACGCTATTCgcgttgtattatataaaaataatttatgaaacgatattttatagatgacattatattttatactaatcCGAAAAATACCAACagtgatttaatataattttaaattgacttttattaattcatcggTAATTAGGAGGCGTGGCATTTTATGTAGCTCCGTATGCTTTGTACTCGCGTTTGGACACGTGCGCTTATGATATGTATGCCAtgtcatatgtatatacgcgCGTGTAGAAGCATGTTTCGAATCTAACAAAGAAActtataatatagttaaatgtgatgataatataatatcaaaaacattaaaaattaaacttttattaaatcactATATCGCATTACTACGGACAaagtataatttcataatgtaAGTGTATCTAAATTGTTCATTTACAATTCTGTATCATTTCATTTGACAATTTGATTCTTATCGATTGTTCATATTTATACGAACggtaattaattgtaaactttgtattttctactataaaatttaactgttaacgattttagatatttatttcaaaataaaacgcAATATTAGtttgtatattcattttatatcaaaattcgaGTTATGTTATGTATGTGTCAAATATAACCTCAAATAAACGCGTGGTTGTTTGGTTACAGTATAtgaagtattataattattctgttattttcaattacgGATTGGTGTGCGAGCtgcaagataaatttttattaaatcactaTATCGCATTATTACGgacaaagtattatatattattgaatattgtgACATGGAAActggatatttaaattttcacgatgAAGAACAATTTCctgatttttcattatctttgGAACAggtaacaaatttattaaatttttgttaaatataacgaatatttccataatttcttgtatttaaattttgtttatttacatttttatttataatatatcagcaataatatttatataacaatgtattagaatattataatgtattataatattttctttcatttgtatttaaatttttatttcgatattacgATTACAATGATATTCTAGTAATATCGatgtagatattttaattaacattattaaattttaattaatctttacttataattatatataatattattctttggaTTCGTCTTTTAAatatgcaattaatttttttttataaatttaattataaatataaattttataaatattaaattatgatcttATATCTAGAACTTAATAttgctattataaaaaaaaaataaatttcataaaagcttacaaaatctaaaaatataaaaatgtaaaaaataaatgtaataatatatcattaatattattaatatattacatataataatatatgttatcctatgttttaatagaatttaatggaaaaacctcaagatttattaatgcatatggttgaaaatgattttgattatatGGAAACGCATCTTGATATCACAAATTCTGATAGATTGTGGAATAAAGAACACgagtaagtaaaatattattattattaatgcgttataaacttaaaatttaatcaattaataataattttacgatttaaaataaattttataattgtataaaatttaatattttataatttcagacATAATGAGGATATGGATGAAATgtcaatttcagaaatttctaatatttctaaaattgataGTATTAAAGAAGATTTTGCAAAAGTTCTTACGGATTGGCATGAACATATCGGTTATTTACAGGTTTCACTAATTCTTTGgttcgttaaatttattatttttaacgatccAATTTGTCATTCAGAATTTTGTTTCAGACTTCAGACATGGATGAATATATGGATATTATAGGATTAAGTATGAATGGAACagataaaagaaacttttgtaCTTCAGAAAGTCTACTTCAAGATGAACAAGCAATACATAGCTTAGaatctaattttcttataatgaaacaagaagatttagaaaaagaatctcTTCACATTAATCAGAGCACATCCGGTTTGAAAAGCACCGATAAAGgcataatagatttataatttatttaataagtttttcattcattcaataaatatttttatgattatataaatctttttttatagagtacataacagaaaataattcatatcataaaattggtgattttatgaaaaatgataataaaaaattagaaacagaAGTTAAATCATTGTTAATAGAGTCTGAACatttaaaaaagcaaaaaaagaacataCATAAATATGATAGTATAGGAATCAATATAAGTACAAATGTACTAGcaaagcaaaaaaagaaaaaaagagaaaaatgctTACAGCGCAAAAAAGATACacgaaacgataataataaatctgatCAAGATAATAAATCTGATAATCAATTACCaggtattttattaaaacaaaatttatacgtaaatatttatttataaaaattatttataagttcattatattgattttcttttttatcaaaagttttGGAAGCAGGAGatgttaaaagtttattaGAACAATTTGAAGCTTCTGAAAGTACTTTAGTATCAAATTATCCATCTGTCAGAATAAATAGGGAATATGGATTGGATACATCTACAAAATCTAATGAAATTCAACAATGCATAAAGCAatctcaaatttcaaatttacataaaaatattagagatGCTTTACCAAAAGAAgttgttgaaaatataaaggTAATATAACTAATTAGTAtagtaaagaaatatttagaataaaaataaagataaaattcattaaattgtaTCATATATTAGACATCTGCACGTAAAAAGGTGATTTCAGTAATACCAGCAATGcctaatattcaaaatactgGCCGCAGCAATGGAACACGTATGCAGGATGCTGCTGCATCATTGTTtcgaaataaacttttaaaaatagttaagtataaataatttataataatataataatatatatttattatatatattattatatatttataataatatatatattatatattattatatatatataataaatatatattattatattattataaattattatatatatgataataataataatattcatctataggtagatataattttaatatataaaagaacatATGTGTATAATAAGTATCATTTCGATACTTAGAGAAGAGCTGAATCTAAAACTCTtaccaattatttcttttgaatttcatCTCTTTCGTAAcagtaaacaaataatttttttcacgtacaataagatttattatcgttattattattattattataattgttgctatatcgcaaaaaaaattataagttattaatcattatttaaataaattaatataacgatTATTACATTACATCAGGTGACAAATAATACACAAAATAAGACTATCGATGGTGGACTAGTTCAACTGGATCATGATTATTGTAGTACTAATTCTTCAATTAGTAATTTAGATAGCAACAGTGAGTATGAAAATATGGTTTACcgctactaaaaaaattatatttgttaaaaaaaaaaaataatgaccAACTATTtatcacattattatataGCATATGAAAAACAATCGTTTTCATcgcatagaaatattataaaaaataaggagTATTCGACCGAAAGTAATTCAAAGAAGGATAGCGGTTTGGAATCAGGAGAAGCAAGTGATAACAGTGAAGAACAAGCAGGAGTTACAACAGTTAATGATATTCAAGTTAACAAATCTATGAAAGAATcacaaaatgaaacaaattgtCGAAAGGAAGCATtagcaaatgaaaaaaattctcacaaaattaatatttcaaataatacttCAAATTGTGTTATTTCTCATAGACAAAATATATctacaaataattcaatatctcAAATGAAAATGCATTCAGCTCtaacaacaaatattttgcaaatacaaGACGTTGTAAGTAAaacaaaatctataaaaacagGAAATCAGAGAATAAAACAAATGGTTTCTGTATTAAAAAAACCTAATATACAAGCACCTATTGTTAAAGTTATTCCTAACGAAAGTATAATAACTACTACTAATAGCTTACACGATAAAGTTCAGAATATTATTGTtcaaaacaatgaaaaaacatgttcagaaaaagatgaaaaaagacCTCctcgtaaaaaattaaatttagcaGAATACAGAAGTAGAAGAGAACAAAATCGTAGCGACAATAGTAGAACAAATTCACCAGTGCAACCTATGAAACTAATATATGTTCATCACGCTTCCACTACAACTGAACCAATTAAAGATGAtcctcaaaatttaatttggtcAGAAAGAGAAATTGTGTCAGTTTTGAAACCAAAACAAGATATAGATGAGAAAAAAGTTTGTCCAAAACCTTCCACTTGTGAAATAGGGATTCAAACTTATGAAACAGTATTTGAATTTCCTCCAAAGTCTTTAATCGATGTTGATGAGAGGCATAAGCAacaaaggtaaaaaaaatatttttattcaatttgatgtcatttttataataaatgtgtattatataatttatatatgaaattattaattttcatttttacattcaattttatttttttatcgtccaaaaaatatttaatatttaaacaatttcgtattttttatcattgcatttatatgaatattatatatgaaaatggaaaatattaatataaatgattaacatcgatataattgattaatagatCCTACGTCtttcaattattgttttaagtataataataaatttaaaaatatatgtatatttgtttaataaatatctatattaaatttaaaaaatagaagttaacaacaaacaaattaatttttttttacacgaaataaataatcaataatctgTATTTCTATAAACTTCATAATTTTCAGGAATAATAACGTGCAAGATAAAAGTCAACgatcttataaaaatcatgGAATTAGTTCTAATTTGAGTCGATCTAGATCAAGAAGTAATAGTAAAAGCAGAAGCAGGAGCAGAAGTAGTACTAATCGAAGTAGATCTCGTAAACGCAATAATACAGGTCATCGAAAAATAAGTCGGCGTAGCTCCGTTAGCTCAAATAGTACTTGGTCATCACGATCACGATCTCGATCACGATCACGATCACGATCACGGTCACGGTCACG encodes:
- the LOC727127 gene encoding NK-tumor recognition protein isoform X1, whose protein sequence is METGYLNFHDEEQFPDFSLSLEQNLMEKPQDLLMHMVENDFDYMETHLDITNSDRLWNKEHEHNEDMDEMSISEISNISKIDSIKEDFAKVLTDWHEHIGYLQTSDMDEYMDIIGLSMNGTDKRNFCTSESLLQDEQAIHSLESNFLIMKQEDLEKESLHINQSTSGLKSTDKEYITENNSYHKIGDFMKNDNKKLETEVKSLLIESEHLKKQKKNIHKYDSIGINISTNVLAKQKKKKREKCLQRKKDTRNDNNKSDQDNKSDNQLPVLEAGDVKSLLEQFEASESTLVSNYPSVRINREYGLDTSTKSNEIQQCIKQSQISNLHKNIRDALPKEVVENIKTSARKKVISVIPAMPNIQNTGRSNGTRMQDAAASLFRNKLLKIVTNNTQNKTIDGGLVQLDHDYCSTNSSISNLDSNTYEKQSFSSHRNIIKNKEYSTESNSKKDSGLESGEASDNSEEQAGVTTVNDIQVNKSMKESQNETNCRKEALANEKNSHKINISNNTSNCVISHRQNISTNNSISQMKMHSALTTNILQIQDVVSKTKSIKTGNQRIKQMVSVLKKPNIQAPIVKVIPNESIITTTNSLHDKVQNIIVQNNEKTCSEKDEKRPPRKKLNLAEYRSRREQNRSDNSRTNSPVQPMKLIYVHHASTTTEPIKDDPQNLIWSEREIVSVLKPKQDIDEKKVCPKPSTCEIGIQTYETVFEFPPKSLIDVDERHKQQRNNNVQDKSQRSYKNHGISSNLSRSRSRSNSKSRSRSRSSTNRSRSRKRNNTGHRKISRRSSVSSNSTWSSRSRSRSRSRSRSRSRSRSRSRSRSRSRSRSRSQSRSRSRSRSRSRSRSRSRSRSRSRLRLRSRSRSRSRLRLRSRSRSRSRSRSRLRLRLRPRSRSDTRSTFSSGSRYSRSRSRSRSQSSSRYSSCSRSSSRSNFGRNKWSRRRRRQERRYHTSYDRHRQYSMGNYHNYRDWRRSPPTSYRRSYPENWYDREKQKQVEERRVIYVGRLDEGITKADLRRRFETFGPVVDISVHFREHGDNYGFVTFAYKNDAYEAVEHGNDDPSLPRYDLCFGGRRAFCKVKYADLDGMASSSLNNGHMLQDNEDNTFDLLLKEAKAKLRKRKV
- the LOC727127 gene encoding NK-tumor recognition protein isoform X2 yields the protein METGYLNFHDEEQFPDFSLSLEQNLMEKPQDLLMHMVENDFDYMETHLDITNSDRLWNKEHEHNEDMDEMSISEISNISKIDSIKEDFAKVLTDWHEHIGYLQTSDMDEYMDIIGLSMNGTDKRNFCTSESLLQDEQAIHSLESNFLIMKQEDLEKESLHINQSTSGLKSTDKEYITENNSYHKIGDFMKNDNKKLETEVKSLLIESEHLKKQKKNIHKYDSIGINISTNVLAKQKKKKREKCLQRKKDTRNDNNKSDQDNKSDNQLPVLEAGDVKSLLEQFEASESTLVSNYPSVRINREYGLDTSTKSNEIQQCIKQSQISNLHKNIRDALPKEVVENIKVISVIPAMPNIQNTGRSNGTRMQDAAASLFRNKLLKIVTNNTQNKTIDGGLVQLDHDYCSTNSSISNLDSNTYEKQSFSSHRNIIKNKEYSTESNSKKDSGLESGEASDNSEEQAGVTTVNDIQVNKSMKESQNETNCRKEALANEKNSHKINISNNTSNCVISHRQNISTNNSISQMKMHSALTTNILQIQDVVSKTKSIKTGNQRIKQMVSVLKKPNIQAPIVKVIPNESIITTTNSLHDKVQNIIVQNNEKTCSEKDEKRPPRKKLNLAEYRSRREQNRSDNSRTNSPVQPMKLIYVHHASTTTEPIKDDPQNLIWSEREIVSVLKPKQDIDEKKVCPKPSTCEIGIQTYETVFEFPPKSLIDVDERHKQQRNNNVQDKSQRSYKNHGISSNLSRSRSRSNSKSRSRSRSSTNRSRSRKRNNTGHRKISRRSSVSSNSTWSSRSRSRSRSRSRSRSRSRSRSRSRSRSRSRSRSQSRSRSRSRSRSRSRSRSRSRSRSRLRLRSRSRSRSRLRLRSRSRSRSRSRSRLRLRLRPRSRSDTRSTFSSGSRYSRSRSRSRSQSSSRYSSCSRSSSRSNFGRNKWSRRRRRQERRYHTSYDRHRQYSMGNYHNYRDWRRSPPTSYRRSYPENWYDREKQKQVEERRVIYVGRLDEGITKADLRRRFETFGPVVDISVHFREHGDNYGFVTFAYKNDAYEAVEHGNDDPSLPRYDLCFGGRRAFCKVKYADLDGMASSSLNNGHMLQDNEDNTFDLLLKEAKAKLRKRKV